In one window of Prevotella sp. E13-17 DNA:
- a CDS encoding AAA domain-containing protein — translation MDCKMPNSFIIIKGQPKALQIEQFQMGGNGVYDVKFKSSPRTYHYRYNDVVWLKDAVWHDHLYCKVYIGGREQHNVEDIRSFQHGEQTHWRITFNNGYVQDYLHGSIHVVESCLADDIANNAFEFLKRIAQVNELGKDEEHGGILPALYEKIDFIDKELAAVPYLNPNVYHVKRHRVSDLIFPFGCNSSQEKAVTAAFENQISVIQGPPGTGKTQTILNIIANILVQGKTVMVVSNNNSATANVLEKLQKYGLDFIVASLGKRENKEVFVNNQPVVPDELQTWSLSMTDSFQEKRRVGDTLKQLRKVFDLQESLASTKQELKAIELEWEHFKQDNQIDEEIYSPKRTAKSQRIMNLWFRYQAYAEGDAVTSSTFGQFVERIKWVWMNFARKYLLGVKSPLDRNNILPTILELQALYYIVRIKELTVLIDSHTSQLASYNAKALSSALTDHSMAVLKNSLNGKYSKNQRRVFNDVKELHLHAEELLNQYPVVLSTTFSARTSVPDMVYDYLIMDEASQVSIETGALALTCARNAVIVGDTLQLPNVVTDEDKLKLDTIFKEYKVLEGYNCAKYSFLQSVCAVMPNVKQTLLREHYRCHPKIINFCNQRFYGGNLLIVTEDNDEPNVLTAIKTAPGHHTRGHYNQREIDVVKEEIMPNLQDETDIGIITPYNQQVNEFNHQIPTIEAATIHKYQGREKDTIIMSVVDDEISEFADDPNLLNVAISRAKKHFYLVVSGNEQERKGNITEFIDYIAYNNFSVTESKISSIFDYLYSQYTAERMAFLAGHRNISEYDSENLTFSLIENILREYPEYSHLGVFCHTPLRTIIRDWSLLNDEERKYISHYATHLDFLIVNHVSKKPLLAIETDGYNFHNEETAQHRRDEMKDHILEVYGLPLLRLSTTGSGEKHKIINALKDHILHAISVKIHNNCEDGDKFL, via the coding sequence ATGGATTGTAAAATGCCAAACTCATTCATAATCATTAAAGGTCAGCCCAAGGCTTTGCAGATAGAGCAGTTCCAGATGGGCGGTAATGGTGTGTACGACGTAAAGTTCAAGTCTTCGCCTCGTACATATCATTACAGGTATAATGATGTGGTTTGGTTGAAGGATGCCGTCTGGCATGATCATCTGTATTGTAAGGTTTACATCGGTGGAAGAGAACAGCATAATGTTGAAGACATTCGTTCCTTCCAACATGGTGAACAAACGCATTGGCGTATTACATTCAACAATGGTTATGTTCAAGACTACCTTCATGGTAGTATTCATGTGGTAGAATCGTGTCTGGCAGACGACATCGCAAATAATGCTTTTGAATTTCTAAAGCGTATTGCACAGGTTAATGAACTGGGTAAGGATGAAGAGCATGGTGGCATCCTTCCTGCGCTTTATGAAAAGATAGACTTCATTGATAAGGAGTTGGCCGCAGTCCCATATCTTAACCCAAATGTATATCATGTCAAGAGGCATCGGGTATCTGACCTGATTTTTCCTTTTGGCTGTAACTCCAGTCAAGAGAAAGCCGTTACTGCTGCCTTTGAGAATCAAATCAGCGTGATTCAAGGTCCTCCAGGAACAGGAAAGACTCAGACCATCTTGAATATCATTGCCAACATCTTGGTACAGGGAAAAACGGTGATGGTAGTATCGAACAATAACTCTGCAACAGCCAATGTGCTGGAGAAATTGCAGAAGTATGGGCTGGACTTCATTGTGGCATCATTAGGAAAGAGGGAAAACAAAGAAGTCTTTGTCAATAACCAACCTGTTGTTCCAGATGAATTGCAGACATGGAGTTTGTCGATGACAGATTCGTTCCAAGAGAAACGAAGAGTGGGGGATACTCTGAAACAACTGCGGAAAGTGTTTGATTTGCAAGAGAGTTTGGCTTCTACGAAGCAAGAACTGAAGGCCATAGAACTGGAGTGGGAGCATTTTAAGCAGGACAATCAGATAGACGAAGAAATCTATTCGCCAAAAAGAACTGCTAAATCCCAACGTATTATGAATCTTTGGTTCCGCTATCAGGCCTACGCTGAAGGCGATGCTGTTACATCCAGTACATTTGGCCAATTCGTGGAACGCATCAAGTGGGTTTGGATGAATTTTGCCAGAAAATATCTTCTTGGCGTAAAGTCGCCGTTAGATAGAAACAATATTCTGCCGACCATCTTGGAGCTACAGGCATTGTACTATATTGTGAGAATTAAGGAATTAACCGTTCTCATAGACAGCCACACGAGTCAGCTCGCCTCCTATAACGCAAAGGCATTGTCATCCGCTCTAACTGATCATTCGATGGCAGTTCTGAAAAATTCTCTCAATGGAAAATACAGCAAGAATCAACGCAGGGTGTTTAATGACGTAAAAGAATTGCACCTTCATGCAGAAGAATTATTGAATCAATACCCAGTTGTCCTGAGCACAACGTTTTCTGCAAGAACATCTGTTCCTGACATGGTTTATGATTACCTTATTATGGACGAAGCCTCGCAGGTCTCTATCGAAACGGGTGCTTTGGCTCTTACTTGTGCCAGAAACGCTGTAATAGTGGGTGATACTCTCCAGCTCCCTAACGTGGTAACAGATGAAGATAAGTTGAAATTGGACACTATATTCAAAGAATATAAAGTGCTGGAAGGGTACAACTGTGCAAAGTACAGCTTTCTGCAGTCTGTCTGTGCAGTCATGCCAAACGTCAAGCAAACCTTGCTCAGGGAGCACTACCGCTGTCATCCCAAAATCATCAACTTTTGCAATCAGCGTTTCTATGGTGGGAATCTGTTGATTGTGACGGAAGACAATGATGAGCCTAACGTACTGACAGCCATCAAAACAGCTCCAGGACATCATACGCGTGGTCACTATAACCAGCGCGAGATTGATGTGGTAAAGGAGGAAATCATGCCAAACTTGCAAGATGAAACGGATATTGGTATCATTACACCATATAACCAACAGGTGAATGAATTTAATCATCAGATTCCCACTATAGAGGCCGCCACCATTCATAAGTATCAGGGACGAGAAAAGGACACCATCATCATGAGTGTCGTGGATGACGAGATATCCGAGTTTGCTGATGATCCCAATTTGTTGAATGTTGCCATATCAAGAGCAAAGAAACATTTCTACTTGGTCGTTTCGGGTAACGAGCAGGAACGAAAAGGGAATATTACGGAGTTTATAGACTATATCGCCTACAACAATTTCTCAGTAACGGAGAGTAAAATCAGTTCTATTTTCGATTATCTCTATAGTCAATATACAGCAGAACGTATGGCGTTTCTTGCCGGTCATCGTAACATCTCAGAATACGACTCAGAAAACCTGACATTCTCATTGATTGAGAACATCCTGCGTGAGTACCCTGAATATTCTCACTTGGGCGTATTCTGTCATACTCCGCTAAGGACCATTATAAGAGACTGGTCGCTTCTCAATGATGAAGAGCGCAAATATATCTCTCATTATGCAACCCATCTTGACTTTCTTATAGTAAACCATGTTAGCAAGAAACCGTTATTGGCAATTGAGACAGATGGGTACAACTTCCATAATGAAGAAACTGCTCAACATCGACGTGACGAAATGAAAGACCATATCCTTGAAGTGTATGGTTTGCCATTACTTCGTTTGTCAACGACTGGTAGTGGGGAAAAGCATAAGATAATAAATGCCTTAAAAGATCATATTCTGCATGCTATTTCTGTCAAAATTCATAATAATTGCGAAGATGGAGATAAATTTCTATAA
- a CDS encoding ATP-binding protein, producing MLYSTTYIENWGSGVKRIMEACQKRGVAAPTWTVNGGFVVVIFKRPVKGVPQDVPQDNELDDWIEKQIRNNPQISTGDLAKLSNRSSKTIKRHLAKMPHIRYVGSGYSGHWEIVE from the coding sequence GTGCTATATAGTACAACATATATTGAGAACTGGGGCTCGGGGGTGAAGCGCATCATGGAGGCTTGCCAGAAGAGAGGTGTAGCAGCGCCAACATGGACAGTCAATGGTGGCTTTGTTGTAGTGATATTTAAGAGGCCTGTAAAGGGTGTCCCTCAAGATGTCCCTCAAGATAATGAACTTGATGATTGGATAGAGAAACAGATCCGAAATAACCCTCAAATCTCAACAGGAGATTTGGCCAAATTGAGTAATCGAAGTTCAAAAACTATCAAGCGTCATCTTGCCAAAATGCCGCATATCCGTTATGTGGGTAGTGGTTATAGCGGTCATTGGGAGATTGTGGAATGA